AAGAAAACGAGGGCGTTGTCTTATGTAACAGGTTCGGATTGGCAGGATTTAGAAAAAGTTAGTCCTTTGAGTATTGAGAAATATAAGAATAACCTGCAGGTTTTAAATGCTCAAGTGGCAAGTGCTATTTCAAATCCTAATACCGCTTATGTTGTTTTTTCTGTAAATGGAAAGACTTTGGTTAAAAAGGTGAAGGAGGATGCTAATTTTGATTTTTCAGTATTTAGGGATGTTGTAACGGAAACGAGGGCTGTTCTCCCTTCTTTGAGTATTAATGGAGGTTCTCAAAGCACTACCGGAGTTTTTTACGATTCCAGTCGTACTTTAAAGATGCAAGTTGATTTGAATGCTTCAATACAGAATAATTATTATTTCTTTGAAGTATTAAATCCTAATGCTAAACCAAGTCCGGATGATAATATAACGACACCTGAAAGTGTTGCTTTTAGTGGAACTGGACCGTTATGGAGTAACACTTTCACTTGGACTTCGTATTGGGATGCAAATGTACCTGGTCAAGGTTTTAAATGGGAGTTTAAAGGAAAAGGTACTACTCCTTCTTTTGGTTTTATAGCTAATTGCACCTTTAGTCGTTAAAAAATGAACGGGATTTAATTTGAATTGCACTTCTCAAAAAAGAGAAGTGCAATTCAAATTAGTGTCTTTCTATCGGTGTAGCCAGTTACCGTTATCTAAAGTCTTTTGTAGTGTATTCCAAAGTTCTTTAAGAAAGTTTTTAAAGTGGATGTTATTTAGCCAAATTGTAGTAATACCATTCTGACTTTTGGAGATATCTATTTTCACGTTTTTAACTTGGTATGATTTTCTCTTGTCTTTATCGTAAAGGTTTCCAGTGTAGTATATTTCCTTTCCAATAAGAAGTTGTCGGATATCTTTATTTTGTATTCCCATAGTTTGGAGTTCCTCTATATTTTCCTGTGCATTTTCCATTTCCGGAAAAAGGTTGGTTATGGGTTTTAGTTTGGATGCTTCTGCCTTTATCTGTCTGTCGGTTGTTTCCTGTACCCTTCGCATCTCGATGTTGTTGGTTCTTAATTGTCCTTCTAAATTTTGATTCTTGAATGAGAGGTTATAATTTTCTTTTTTGAGGGTTTCAATTTCTTTGGCTTGTCGTTTTACTTCCCCTACATTAAAGACGCTTGTAACGGCATTAAATACGGTTTTTCCGGCTTTTGCGGCAGCTTCTTTGGCTTCGTTGATGTGTATGTCGGTTTTCATGCTGTTTAGCTCTTTTTGTGCCGTACTAAGTTCCTTTTGGACTGTGGTGATTTTCTCGGTTCCGGCAGTGTATGCCCTGTTTAGTTGCTCGATGTCTTTTTGAAGTTGTTCAGCTTTCTCTGTTTCCATTTTGTTTTTGTATTGCATGGCCGACAAGTGTTTCTTGTCTGAAGAAACTCCACGTTCCATGTTGAGACACTCTGCTGTTATAGTCTGCATCTCCGCCATGTCGTGTCTGTTCAGCTTTACAGTTTTTCCTGTATGGCCGTCCGTCCAGTCAAAGATCATGTGCGCATGATAGTTCGGTTTCCATGCTTCTTCCTTTCCGTCCCATACGTTTGCGCCTTCATCCTTATGGGTGTAGATTTGGAAGGCGTGCACTCCAAAGCGTTCTTCCAGTTTTTCGGCCAAGTCTTGAAGCTGCTGGATTGTGGTTTCCTCGCTGATTACTATTACCCCTTCCCGGATTGGGGTAGCTTTCTTCTGTAATCCTTGTCCGGTGGCTTCCTTGTATTTTTCCGTTATGTCCCGATGTACTTCGGCAATGGAACATTCTACCCACTGTTCGTTGCGGTGTGTGAGTTCCGGACGGATGTAGTCGAGCTCCTTGCTTCTTAAGTTGTGACGTTCCGAGCTGCCTATATTGCAGGCTTCCACTCTGATACATGTCTTTGCCATATCTTTAGGTTTTAGGTGTGTATGTCTGTTTAGAAGATGTGGCGTGAAACGTCACATCGCACGGGGTCGAGGGGACACCCCTCGCACACAACCCCTTTAGGGGTTATAGTGTGCTATAACCTTTTGCAAAGGTAAGCCTTCCGGACGGGATTTGCAAGCGCTCTGCCATGTGTTCCGGATGTGCTTGGGAACAGAAGCCGGACAAAAGGGAAAAGGACACAAGGCACAATAAAAAATCATCGGTCGGGGAGCGCTGCACGGCAAGGGGGTGCACCAACACTCCCGACGAGTGCAGCCATTGACAGGGTTCTCGGTGAAAATGGAAAAAAGTTGTTTTTCCTTTTGTTATTGTTATAACTTTACATATATTTGTATCGTGATAATCAATTATAAAGTTATAACATTATGGTAACGAATATTATTCAGATTGGAAACAGCAAGGGGATAATACTTCCTTCCGAAGTATTGAAACAGTTGCGTTTGTCCTTGAAATCGGCTGTGAGCATTTCTTTGGACGGGAACAATATTGTGATAAAGGCACAACCACGTCAGGGATGGGCGGAAGCTGCCAAACGTGCCCATGAGAATGGGGATGATGAGTTGCTTATCCCTGATGTGTTTGA
The Bacteroides intestinalis DSM 17393 genome window above contains:
- a CDS encoding NBU/pMV158-type mobilization protein, which codes for MAKTCIRVEACNIGSSERHNLRSKELDYIRPELTHRNEQWVECSIAEVHRDITEKYKEATGQGLQKKATPIREGVIVISEETTIQQLQDLAEKLEERFGVHAFQIYTHKDEGANVWDGKEEAWKPNYHAHMIFDWTDGHTGKTVKLNRHDMAEMQTITAECLNMERGVSSDKKHLSAMQYKNKMETEKAEQLQKDIEQLNRAYTAGTEKITTVQKELSTAQKELNSMKTDIHINEAKEAAAKAGKTVFNAVTSVFNVGEVKRQAKEIETLKKENYNLSFKNQNLEGQLRTNNIEMRRVQETTDRQIKAEASKLKPITNLFPEMENAQENIEELQTMGIQNKDIRQLLIGKEIYYTGNLYDKDKRKSYQVKNVKIDISKSQNGITTIWLNNIHFKNFLKELWNTLQKTLDNGNWLHR
- a CDS encoding AbrB/MazE/SpoVT family DNA-binding domain-containing protein, producing MVTNIIQIGNSKGIILPSEVLKQLRLSLKSAVSISLDGNNIVIKAQPRQGWAEAAKRAHENGDDELLIPDVFEDEKFEDWTW